The proteins below are encoded in one region of Bacteroides uniformis:
- a CDS encoding 50S ribosomal protein L25/general stress protein Ctc, whose protein sequence is MKSIEVKGTARTIAERSSEQARALKAIRKNNGVPCVLYGAGENVHFTVPAEGLRNLVYTPHIYVVDLVIDGKKVNAIMKDIQFHPVKDTILHVDFYQIDEAKPIVMEVPVQMEGLAEGVKAGGKLVLQMRKLKVRALYNVIPERLIINVAHLGLGKTVKVGELQYEGLELLNAKEAVVCAVKLTRAARGAAAAAGN, encoded by the coding sequence ATGAAATCAATTGAAGTAAAAGGAACTGCAAGAACTATTGCAGAACGTTCTTCGGAACAAGCAAGAGCTTTGAAAGCTATTCGTAAAAACAACGGTGTACCTTGCGTACTTTATGGTGCAGGTGAAAATGTTCACTTCACTGTACCTGCAGAGGGTCTGCGTAACTTGGTTTACACTCCGCACATCTACGTAGTTGACTTGGTGATTGATGGCAAGAAAGTAAACGCTATCATGAAAGATATCCAATTCCACCCCGTAAAGGATACTATCCTGCACGTTGACTTCTATCAAATTGACGAGGCTAAGCCTATCGTTATGGAAGTTCCGGTACAGATGGAAGGTTTGGCAGAAGGTGTTAAGGCCGGTGGTAAGCTGGTACTCCAGATGCGTAAGCTGAAAGTAAGAGCTTTGTATAACGTAATTCCTGAAAGACTGATTATCAACGTTGCCCACTTGGGACTTGGTAAGACTGTTAAAGTTGGCGAATTGCAATATGAAGGATTGGAATTGCTGAATGCCAAAGAAGCTGTTGTATGCGCCGTTAAGCTGACTCGTGCTGCAAGAGGTGCCGCTGCTGCTGCAGGCAACTAA
- the pth gene encoding aminoacyl-tRNA hydrolase — translation MKYLIVGLGNIGPEYHETRHNIGFMAVDALAKAAGATFTDGRYGFTTTLSVKGRQLLLLKPSTFMNLSGNAVRYWMQKENIPLENVLVVVDDLALPFGTLRLKGKGSDAGHNGLKHIASTLGTQNYARLRFGIGNDFPRGGQIDYVLGHFTDEDWKTMGERLETAGEIIKSFCLAGIDITMNQYNKK, via the coding sequence ATGAAATATTTAATTGTAGGATTGGGCAATATCGGCCCCGAATATCACGAAACCCGCCATAACATCGGATTCATGGCAGTAGATGCTCTGGCCAAAGCAGCGGGTGCCACTTTTACCGACGGACGTTATGGTTTCACCACAACACTGTCAGTCAAGGGACGCCAACTGTTACTGCTGAAGCCTTCCACCTTTATGAATCTCAGCGGCAACGCCGTGCGCTACTGGATGCAAAAAGAAAACATTCCATTGGAGAATGTGTTGGTAGTGGTAGATGACCTGGCACTGCCTTTCGGCACACTGCGCCTGAAAGGTAAGGGAAGCGATGCGGGACATAACGGCCTTAAGCATATTGCATCAACGCTGGGCACCCAGAATTATGCACGCCTGCGTTTCGGCATCGGCAATGACTTTCCCCGTGGTGGGCAGATTGACTATGTGCTGGGACATTTTACCGATGAAGATTGGAAAACAATGGGCGAGAGATTGGAAACAGCCGGAGAAATCATCAAAAGTTTCTGTCTGGCGGGAATAGATATCACCATGAATCAATATAACAAGAAATGA
- a CDS encoding RNA-binding S4 domain-containing protein, with amino-acid sequence MNEARIDKWMWAVRIFKTRTIAAEACKKGRISINGALAKAARTVKPGDVIQVRKPPVTYSFKVLQPIEKRVGAKLVAEMMENVTTPEQYELLEMSRVSGFVNRAKGTGRPTKKDRRSLEEFTEPEFLDDFDFEFDFEEE; translated from the coding sequence ATGAACGAAGCCAGAATTGACAAATGGATGTGGGCCGTACGCATCTTCAAGACACGTACCATAGCCGCCGAAGCCTGCAAAAAAGGACGCATCAGCATCAATGGCGCACTGGCAAAGGCTGCCCGTACAGTGAAACCGGGAGACGTCATCCAGGTGCGCAAGCCCCCCGTCACCTATTCCTTCAAAGTTCTGCAGCCCATCGAAAAGCGTGTCGGCGCAAAGTTAGTGGCCGAAATGATGGAGAATGTAACGACTCCGGAACAGTATGAACTGCTGGAGATGAGCCGTGTCAGCGGTTTCGTCAACCGTGCCAAAGGTACCGGACGGCCAACGAAAAAAGACCGCCGGAGTCTGGAAGAATTTACAGAACCGGAATTTCTGGATGATTTCGACTTTGAATTCGATTTTGAGGAAGAGTAA
- a CDS encoding Gfo/Idh/MocA family protein gives MSERIIKWGFIGCGEVTKYKSGPAFQKIENSEVVAVMSRNGDKAKTYAKERGIPKWYDDAQELIDDEEVNAVYIATPPSSHATYAIMSMKAGKPVYIEKPMAVTYEECCRINRISQETGVPCFVAYYRRYLPYFLKVKSLVEEGHIGNVINIQIRFAQPPRDLDHNKENLPWRVQPDIAGGGYFYDLAPHQIDLLQEIFGCILEASGYKSNRGRLYPAEDTLSACFQFDSGLVGSGSWCFVAHESAREDRIEIIGDKGMICFSVFTYDPIALHTERGREEIIVENPTYVQQPLIQAVVDHLLGKSVCGCDGESATLTNWVMDKILNKL, from the coding sequence ATGAGCGAGAGAATAATTAAATGGGGATTCATCGGTTGCGGAGAAGTGACCAAATACAAAAGCGGACCGGCATTCCAGAAAATAGAGAACTCCGAAGTAGTGGCCGTCATGAGCCGAAATGGTGACAAGGCCAAGACCTACGCCAAGGAAAGAGGGATTCCTAAATGGTACGACGATGCCCAGGAGCTGATTGACGACGAAGAGGTGAACGCCGTGTACATTGCCACTCCTCCTTCTTCACATGCTACGTACGCCATCATGTCCATGAAGGCAGGTAAACCGGTCTACATAGAGAAGCCGATGGCCGTTACCTACGAAGAGTGCTGCCGCATCAACCGCATTTCCCAAGAAACGGGTGTTCCATGTTTTGTCGCGTATTACCGCCGCTATCTGCCCTACTTCCTGAAGGTAAAGTCACTGGTAGAGGAGGGACATATTGGCAATGTCATCAACATTCAAATCCGCTTCGCCCAGCCTCCCCGCGACCTCGACCATAACAAGGAAAACCTACCGTGGCGCGTGCAACCGGACATTGCCGGCGGAGGATACTTCTATGACCTTGCGCCCCACCAGATAGACTTGCTGCAGGAAATCTTCGGATGTATCCTCGAAGCCAGCGGCTACAAGAGCAACCGTGGCAGACTATATCCTGCCGAAGACACTCTAAGCGCATGTTTCCAGTTTGACAGCGGACTAGTAGGCAGCGGCTCCTGGTGTTTTGTCGCCCACGAATCCGCCCGCGAAGACCGTATAGAAATCATTGGAGACAAAGGCATGATTTGTTTCTCCGTATTCACCTATGACCCCATTGCGCTGCACACAGAAAGAGGGCGTGAGGAAATCATTGTCGAAAATCCCACCTACGTCCAACAACCGCTTATACAGGCAGTGGTAGACCACCTGCTGGGCAAGTCAGTCTGCGGCTGTGACGGCGAAAGCGCCACTCTGACCAACTGGGTAATGGACAAAATACTGAACAAACTCTGA
- a CDS encoding cation:proton antiporter yields the protein MSHLAPLIADLALILICAGIMTLLFKKLKQPLVLGYVVAGFLASPHMAYTPSVMDTANIQTWADIGVIFLLFALGLEFSFKKIVKVGGVAIIAACTIIFCMILLGVAVGTGFGWQRMDCIFLGGMIAMSSTTIIYKAFDDLGMRKKQFTGLVLSVLILEDILAIVLMVMLSTMAVSHNFEGTEMLGSIAKLLFFLILWFVVGIYLIPGLLKRCRKLMSEETLLIVSLGLCFGMVVMAAHTGFSAAFGAFIMGSILAETVEAESIERLVKPVKDLFGAIFFVSVGMMVDPAMIVEYAGPIVVITLAVILGQSLFGTLGVLLAGQPLKTAMQCGFSLTQIGEFAFIIASLGVSLHVTSHFLYPIVVAVSVITTFLTPYMIRLAEPASNLVDTHLPEKWRKFLTRYASGSQTMNHESLWKKLIFALVRITVVYSIICVAVIALAFRFLVPFVHDSLPGVWGSLLAAFIIILCIAPFLRAIMIKKNHSEEFVTLWKDNRGNRAPLVATIVLRLLLGVSFVMFVIAGLFKMSVGLVFGVAVLLVTLMILSRQLKKQSIMIERTFFQNLRYRDMRAEYMGEKKPEYAGRLLSRDLHLTDFEIPGESAWVGRTLAELNFGKKYGIHVVSILRGKKRINIPGASVRLFPQDKIQVIATDEELNIFGQEMDKVSAMNADVIEKSEMILRQFCVDGQSPFLNKTLKEAGIREKYHCLIAGVERGGETLHAPDPHEPFVEGDVVWIVGESADVYKLVGWKCEGFDMG from the coding sequence ATGTCACATTTAGCCCCTTTGATAGCTGATTTAGCTCTGATATTGATTTGTGCGGGGATTATGACCCTGCTTTTTAAGAAATTGAAGCAACCGCTGGTGTTAGGATATGTAGTTGCAGGATTCCTTGCCAGCCCTCACATGGCCTATACACCGTCGGTGATGGACACGGCTAATATACAGACCTGGGCGGATATAGGCGTTATCTTCCTGCTGTTTGCACTGGGATTGGAATTCAGCTTCAAGAAGATTGTGAAGGTGGGAGGCGTGGCGATTATTGCTGCGTGTACCATCATCTTTTGTATGATATTGTTGGGAGTGGCGGTAGGTACCGGGTTCGGCTGGCAACGGATGGACTGTATCTTCCTGGGCGGTATGATTGCCATGTCGTCCACTACCATTATCTATAAGGCGTTTGATGATTTGGGGATGCGCAAGAAACAGTTCACGGGGCTGGTGCTCAGTGTGCTTATCCTGGAGGATATTCTTGCCATCGTATTGATGGTGATGCTCTCCACGATGGCAGTCAGCCATAACTTCGAGGGTACGGAGATGCTGGGGAGCATTGCCAAACTGCTGTTCTTCCTGATACTTTGGTTCGTCGTAGGGATATACCTCATCCCCGGATTGCTGAAGCGGTGCCGGAAGCTGATGAGCGAGGAAACCTTGCTGATAGTCTCTCTCGGACTCTGTTTCGGTATGGTGGTGATGGCCGCGCACACGGGTTTCTCGGCTGCTTTCGGCGCGTTCATCATGGGCTCCATTCTTGCCGAGACGGTAGAGGCGGAGAGCATAGAGCGCCTGGTGAAGCCGGTCAAGGACTTGTTCGGCGCCATCTTCTTCGTATCGGTCGGCATGATGGTAGACCCGGCCATGATTGTGGAGTATGCGGGACCTATTGTCGTGATTACTCTGGCGGTCATCCTCGGGCAATCCCTCTTCGGGACGCTGGGTGTGCTGCTGGCAGGGCAACCGCTGAAGACGGCTATGCAATGCGGTTTCAGTCTGACGCAAATCGGTGAGTTTGCCTTTATTATAGCTTCGCTGGGCGTGTCACTGCATGTCACCAGCCATTTCTTGTATCCTATTGTGGTGGCGGTGTCTGTCATCACCACTTTCCTCACTCCTTATATGATTCGTTTGGCAGAACCGGCTTCCAATCTTGTGGATACGCATTTGCCGGAAAAATGGAGAAAGTTCTTGACCCGCTATGCTTCAGGTTCGCAGACCATGAACCACGAGAGTCTGTGGAAGAAACTGATATTTGCGCTGGTCAGGATTACGGTGGTGTATTCCATCATTTGCGTGGCGGTGATAGCTTTGGCGTTCCGTTTTCTGGTGCCTTTCGTGCACGACAGTCTGCCCGGGGTATGGGGCTCTCTGTTGGCTGCCTTTATCATCATTCTGTGTATAGCTCCGTTCCTGCGTGCCATCATGATTAAAAAGAACCACTCGGAAGAGTTCGTGACTTTATGGAAGGATAACCGTGGAAACCGGGCACCGTTGGTGGCCACCATTGTACTGCGTCTGCTGCTGGGCGTTTCGTTCGTCATGTTCGTAATAGCCGGTTTGTTCAAGATGTCCGTCGGTCTGGTGTTTGGAGTGGCGGTGCTGCTGGTGACCCTGATGATACTCTCCCGCCAGTTGAAGAAGCAGTCCATCATGATAGAGAGGACATTCTTCCAGAATCTGCGGTACCGCGACATGCGTGCCGAGTATATGGGAGAGAAGAAACCGGAGTATGCGGGACGTCTGCTGTCGCGCGACCTGCACCTGACGGATTTTGAAATCCCCGGCGAGTCGGCATGGGTGGGCAGGACATTGGCGGAGCTGAATTTTGGAAAGAAATACGGTATCCATGTGGTCTCTATCCTTCGGGGCAAGAAACGGATTAATATTCCCGGAGCGTCTGTCCGCCTTTTCCCGCAGGACAAGATACAAGTAATTGCCACGGATGAGGAATTGAACATCTTCGGCCAGGAGATGGATAAGGTGTCTGCCATGAATGCGGATGTGATAGAGAAGAGTGAGATGATTCTACGCCAGTTCTGTGTGGACGGGCAGTCCCCTTTCCTGAACAAGACCCTGAAAGAAGCAGGGATACGCGAGAAATATCACTGCCTGATTGCCGGTGTGGAGCGGGGAGGGGAGACCTTGCATGCTCCCGACCCGCATGAACCTTTTGTGGAGGGAGATGTGGTATGGATTGTAGGCGAGAGTGCCGATGTGTACAAGCTGGTCGGCTGGAAATGTGAAGGTTTCGACATGGGGTAA